GCATAATAATTGAAAAGAGAAAAATAGCAGGATAAGATTTGAGGAGCGGTATTTATGAAAATTTCTACGAAAGGTCGTTACGGTTTAACCATTATGATTGAATTAGCCAAACGCCATGGGGAAGGACCAACTCCGTTAAAACAAATTGCTCAGGCGCATGATTTATCCGAACATTATTTAGAGCAATTAATTGCTCCATTAAGAAATGCAGGGTTGGTAAAAAGTATTCGTGGTGCGTATGGTGGATATATGTTAGGGAACCATCCTTCCAAAATAACGGCAGGAGATATTATTCGGGTATTGGAAGGGCCTATTAGTCCGGTGGAAGGAATCGAAAACGAAGAACCGGCCAAACGCGAACTTTGGATTCGTATTCGTGATGCAGTGAAAGAAGTACTGGATAGTACAACGATTGAGGATTTAGCTAACCATACGGATGATGGGGAGTCCGATGCGTATATGTTTTATATTTAATTCTTTACAGCAGAAGGTAGGTGTAACGATTGGAAAAAATATATTTAGATCACGCAGCCACTTCTCCCATTCACCCGAAGGTCGTTGATAAAATGACAACGGTGTTAAAGGAGACGTTTGGGAATCCGTCTAGCATTCACGCGTTCGGACGGGAAGCACGACAATATTTAGATGAGGCCCGAACCATTATGGCTGAAGCGATTGGGGCTCATTTTAATGAAATTATTTTTACAAGTGGTGGAACGGAAGCGGATAATATGGCCATCATCGGGGCGGTTCGAGCTCTTAAAGATAAAGGAAATCATATTATTACCACTTCCATTGAAC
The window above is part of the Bacillus sp. (in: firmicutes) genome. Proteins encoded here:
- a CDS encoding Rrf2 family transcriptional regulator, yielding MKISTKGRYGLTIMIELAKRHGEGPTPLKQIAQAHDLSEHYLEQLIAPLRNAGLVKSIRGAYGGYMLGNHPSKITAGDIIRVLEGPISPVEGIENEEPAKRELWIRIRDAVKEVLDSTTIEDLANHTDDGESDAYMFYI